A window from Plasmodium chabaudi chabaudi strain AS genome assembly, chromosome: 11 encodes these proteins:
- a CDS encoding aldehyde reductase, putative has translation MKKYGLKWVYFFISFIVFISISIKCKHVNLNSINNKFPTYKGAICGGNEFRLRMKNDEHRENSGLASFMSKKEHCKINGKKKIQEILRRKPILMYLIKKGTHNRLIKNVEKKVTKIILFTTNFNEQNENIHDIVNKKGFSSEPNDKESLTYSMGKDQESGENHTSLYNNNINKEDDVTYKYVEEMESKKININGVEINYKIYNLEEGIYLVDNENYEKVKSLWNKDELKKAKENFESSFDIKKQGIKDEDWIMLPLDYDENKNIKLVKADFDNPSYDYILTYYDKERNYYWEYKRRNYYKMFRNTSDEIPSYKSELEEDKRFYSKEIIIPKKTLDNKIFRQPMLSDMLTRGYSKEPIGLESWRYVKYPYGNLIKPQKYSQLYCIKKNGKDKPDMRYHYLGNSNIAVSEICLGTMNFGNYVDEKLAHELFNYAYEEFQVNFFDTAEIYPLPVKENYFGLSEKILGNWIESKGKANRHKFVIATKICGRTDKIPWAKKYKTNTENSQKIMDPQNDNYQSISNKNKPYEQKEMTPLDKLEELKKKEKLYFKNDKEELEKLKIYEKKKLDEERNNNTITLSKENIISSVDNSLKRLKTNYIDLLQLHWPDRYYPNQSSGDYSDVLYDYTKYYDDFVPFVEQLEALDELKKKGKIREWGLSNETPFGVLKFYELCKHLHISPPVSVQLEYNLLCRNNLEKGFPEICRPQNTNISLLAYSPLCAGILTGKYLEYTDYTTKGRMLHFPSYMKRLRGSIATYIIRELYYLSQKYYFPNLTVAALKWVYTRPFITSTIIGVSDFLQLRENLYSLTQNVLFTDKLEREINALHWKFRDPVRIIQ, from the coding sequence ATGAAGAAATATGGATTAAAATgggtatatttttttatttctttcattgtttttatttcaattaGTATTAAGTGTAAACATGTTAATTTAAATTCGATAAACAATAAATTTCCTACATATAAAGGCGCTATTTGTGGGGGTAATGAGTTTAGACTGCGCatgaaaaatgatgaaCATAGAGAAAACTCAGGTTTGGCTAGCTTTATGAGTAAAAAAGAAcattgtaaaataaatgggaaaaaaaagatacaAGAAATATTAAGAAGAAAACCTATTTTGATGTaccttataaaaaaaggaacACACAACAGGTTGATCaaaaatgttgaaaaaaaagttacaaaaataattttatttacaacaaattttaacgaacaaaatgaaaatattcatgacatagtaaataaaaaaggattTTCAAGTGAACCAAATGATAAGGAAAGCTTGACATATAGTATGGGTAAGGATCAAGAGAGTGGGGAAAACCATActtcattatataataacaatatcaATAAAGAAGACGATGtgacatataaatatgttgaaGAAATGGaatctaaaaaaataaatatcaatGGTGTTgagataaattataaaatatataatttagaagagggtatatatttagtagataatgaaaattatgaaaaggTAAAAAGTTTATGGAATAAAGATGAGttaaaaaaagcaaaagaaaattttgaaagcagttttgatataaaaaaacaaggtATCAAAGATGAAGATTGGATTATGCTACCATTAGATTATgatgaaaacaaaaatataaaattagtGAAAGCAGATTTTGATAATCCATcatatgattatatattgacatattatgataaggaaagaaattattattgggaatataaaagaagaaattattataaaatgtttagAAATACTAGTGATGAAATACCATCCTATAAGTCTGAATTGGAAGAAGATAAAAGATTTTATagtaaagaaataattatacCCAAAAAGACAttagataataaaatatttagacAACCTATGTTAAGTGATATGTTAACACGTGGTTATAGCAAAGAACCTATTGGATTAGAATCCTGGagatatgtaaaatatccatatggaaatttaataaaacctcaaaaatatagtcaattatattgtattaaaaaaaatggtaaGGATAAACCAGATATGagatatcattatttaggTAATAGTAATATAGCTGTTTCAGAAATTTGTTTAGGGACTATGAATTTTGGAAATTATGTTGATGAAAAATTAGCAcatgaattatttaattatgcTTATGAAGAATTTCaagttaatttttttgatactGCTGAAATATATCCTTTACCtgttaaagaaaattattttggattatcagaaaaaatattaggaAATTGGATTGAATCTAAGGGTAAAGCAAATAGACACAAATTTGTTATAGcaacaaaaatatgtggTAGGACTGATAAAATTCCATGggcaaaaaaatacaagaCAAATACAGAAAACTCTCAAAAAATCATGGACCcacaaaatgataattatcAATCTATatcaaacaaaaataaaccaTATGAACAGAAAGAAATGACACCACTTGATAAATTAGAagaactaaaaaaaaaagaaaaattgtattttaaaaatgataaagaagagttagaaaaattaaaaatatatgaaaaaaaaaaattggatgaggaaagaaataataatactataACATTAAGtaaggaaaatataatatctaGTGTAGATAATAGTTTGAAAAGActtaaaacaaattatatagatTTATTACAGTTGCATTGGCCTGATAGATATTATCCAAATCAATCATCAGGTGATTATAGTGATGtattatatgattatacaaaatattatgatgaTTTTGTTCCATTTGTTGAACAATTAGAAGCATTAGATgagctaaaaaaaaaaggaaaaataaGAGAATGGGGATTAAGTAATGAAACACCATTTGGggttttaaaattttatgaactTTGTAAACATTTACATATATCTCCTCCTGTATCTGTACAATtagaatataatttattatgtcGTAACAATCTTGAAAAAGGATTTCCAGAAATATGTAGACCacaaaatacaaatatttctttattagcATATTCTCCATTATGTGCTGGTATATTAACAGGAAAATATCTTGAATATACAGATTATACAACAAAAGGAAGAATGTTACATTTTCCATCTTATATGAAAAGGCTAAGAGGATCTATAgcaacatatataataagagaactatattatttaagtcaaaaatattattttccaaaTTTAACAGTTGCAGCATTAAAATGGGTATATACTAGACCTTTTATTACATCTACTATTATTGGTGTTTCCGATTTTTTACAGTTAAGAGAAAACTTATATTCATTAACACAAAATGTTCTTTTTACGGACAAACTAGAGCGAGAAATAAATGCACTACACTGGAAATTTAGAGACCCAGTTCGAATTATCCAATAA